Sequence from the Streptosporangiales bacterium genome:
ACACGGCATCTTCGCCCACAACCTGGTCAAGATCGGTGCACTGGCCGCGTGAAGAGCCACCCGGGAAGACCACGCTCGAAGAAACCCACCAAACACGAACCAGGTCACCCCAGCCCACCATTTTTCAGGTCGAAGTAGCTAGGTCCAGGCGAACAGCCGCGTCTCCGGGTCCTCAAGGAAGTCGGCGATGTCGCGCAGGAACCTGGAACCCTGCTCGCCGTCGACGATGCGGTGGTCGAACGAGAGCCCCAGGGTGGTGACCATCCGCGGCACGACCTGACCGTCGTGCACCCACGGCTGCTCCTTGATCGCGCCCACGGCGAGGATGCCGGCCTCGCCCGGGTTGAGGATCGGGGTGCCGGAGTCGACGCCGAAGATCCCGACGTTGGTGATGGTGAACGTCCCGCCTACCATCGCGGTCGGTGCGGTCTCGCCGGCTCGGGCCTGCTCGGTCAGCTGCTGCAGCTCGCCCGCCAACCCGACCAGCGACAGGGCGTCCGCGCCGCGGATGTTGGGCACCATCAACCCGCGCGGCGTGGCCGCGGCGATACCCAGGTTGACGTAGCCGCGCACGACGATCTCCTGCGCCTCCTCGTCCCACGACGAGTTGACGATCGGCGTACGTGAGAGCGCGAGCAGGCAGGCCTTCGCCGCCAGCAGCAACGGGCTCACCTTGACGTGGGCGAACTCCGGCAACGTCTTCAGCCGCGCCACCAGGTCCATCGTCTTCGTCGCGTCGATGGTCACGAACTCAGTGACGTGCGGCGCGGTGAACGCGCTGCGCACCATCGCGGCGGCGGTCGACTTGCGCACGCCGCGCACCGGGATGCGTGCCTCCCGCGCGTCGTTCGCGAACGACAGCTCGGGCACCCACCCGGTCGCCGGGACGGTGGCCGGCATGCCGGCGCCGCCCGGCGCGGGCGCGGGCGGCTGGGTCGGCGGCTGGGTCGGCTGCTGCGCCGGTGCCGCCGCGGCGGCCTGCACGTCGTCGCGGCTGACGGTGCCGTTCGGCCCGGTCGGGGTCACCGTCCGCAGGTCGACGCCGAGGTCCTTCGCCAGCTTCCGCACCGGCGGCTTGGCAAGCACCGTGACCGCCGCCGGGGCGGACTGGGCTGCCGCCGGGGAACGGGGCTGCGCCCCGGCCGGCGCAGGGCCGGAGCCGGATGCCGGCGCGGACTGAGGCTGCGCGGCGGCCGGTGTTGGCTGGCCCGATGCCGGCGCGGGGGCGGCTGCCGGCGCGGAGCCGTTCGTCGACTTGCGGGGGCGGCGGTGGGCGGAGGTCGCGCGGGCGCCGTAGCCGACCAGCGGCGCCTCGGTCTCTTCGTCCTCGTCCTGGTCGCCGGTTACGTCGATCGCGATGATCGGTGCGCCGACGTCCACGGTGGTGCCCTCGGCCAC
This genomic interval carries:
- a CDS encoding 2-oxo acid dehydrogenase subunit E2; this translates as MGVKQFKLPDVGEGLTEGEILRWLVQPGDTVEVNQNLVEVETAKVAVELPSPWAGVVSELYVAEGTTVDVGAPIIAIDVTGDQDEDEETEAPLVGYGARATSAHRRPRKSTNGSAPAAAPAPASGQPTPAAAQPQSAPASGSGPAPAGAQPRSPAAAQSAPAAVTVLAKPPVRKLAKDLGVDLRTVTPTGPNGTVSRDDVQAAAAAPAQQPTQPPTQPPAPAPGGAGMPATVPATGWVPELSFANDAREARIPVRGVRKSTAAAMVRSAFTAPHVTEFVTIDATKTMDLVARLKTLPEFAHVKVSPLLLAAKACLLALSRTPIVNSSWDEEAQEIVVRGYVNLGIAAATPRGLMVPNIRGADALSLVGLAGELQQLTEQARAGETAPTAMVGGTFTITNVGIFGVDSGTPILNPGEAGILAVGAIKEQPWVHDGQVVPRMVTTLGLSFDHRIVDGEQGSRFLRDIADFLEDPETRLFAWT